The following coding sequences are from one Liolophura sinensis isolate JHLJ2023 chromosome 12, CUHK_Ljap_v2, whole genome shotgun sequence window:
- the LOC135479871 gene encoding beta-3 adrenergic receptor-like encodes MNLTFNVSQCKGNTTNDVGYTTVEIAIRSAVVLLVSVTIILSNLLNFVILWTIKNISPVTKVFLINLTTADFCTGLIGCLPAIAPAINGTWPYGAIWCQISAIVHGSCSTVSIWSVGVIGVERYIATSYPVFYKNKMTQKRSLGIVCLLWTSCLILFVAPTIIKGWLLFTSMWMANSNCFVNVIIYSAIYPSFRFRLKTIL; translated from the exons ATGAATCTCACCTTCAACGTTTCCCAATGCAAAGGCAACACAACAAACGACGTTGGATACACCACAGTGGAAATTGCAATACGGTCTGCAGTGGTGCTTTTGGTATCTGTGACGATCATTTTAAGCAATCTCCTTAACTTTGTCATTCTGTGGACGATCAAAAACATATCTCCTGTCACTAAGGTTTTTCTCATTAATTTGACTACAGCAGATTTTTGCACAGGACTGATTGGTTGTCTCCCAGCCATAGCCCCGGCAATTAACGGCACGTGGCCTTACGGCGCCATCTGGTGTCAGATAAGCGCTATTGTCCATGGTTCATGTTCCACGGTGTCCATTTGGAGCGTTGGTGTCATCGGAGTTGAACGCTATATTGCCACCAGTTATCCAGTAttctacaaaaataaaatgacccAGAAAAGATCCCTTGGAATTGTCTGCTTGCTGTGGACTTCGTGCTTAATACTGTTTGTGGCACCAACAATAATCAAAG gTTGGCTGCTTTTTACCTCCATGTGGATGGCAAATAGCAACTGTTTTGTCAACGTCATCATCTATTCAGCCATTTATCCTTCATTTAGATTTCgattgaaaacaatttt ATGA